TGGTTGCTTCAACTCTATTCCGCCTCAGCGTCAGAGTGAGATCCGTTTACACAAGAAGATCATCGTTTGTGAAAACTGCGGTCGTATCCTTGTAGATGCTGATCTGAATGACAGTGTGGAAATAAAATAAACACTATCTACTTAAAATACTCCGAGAGGACAGCTATTTGGCTGTCCTTTCTTATTTTCGGTCTGCATGAAAACCAGTCTCTCTTTTCTCCTTTCTTTTATCTTCTTTACTTCTGTACATGCACAGAAAGTATATGACTTCAATGGTACTTGTCAACAAGCCTATCAAGAGATCACCAGATTGAAATTGATGAAGGGAGCATCGTTGATCGAAAAAGCCAAACAACAAAATCCCAATAACCTGATCCCTGTTGTACTGGAAAGTTATATCGACTTCCTGACACTGTTCCTGAATGAAAATCCGGAGGATTATAAAATCATGTATCCGCATTTTGCTGAGCGATTGAATTTATTGGAAGAGGGATCCAACACCTCTCCTTTTCATCGTTTTGCGCTCAGTACTGTAAGGGTACATAAAGCTGCCGTAGCGATCAAGTTTGGAAAAACCTGGGAAGCGGGATGGGATATTCGCAGGGCCTGGGTACTGCTGAAAGACAATAAAAAAGCCTTTCCAGCTTTTACTGCGGATGATCTGCTCTATGGCACATTACAAACCATGATCGGTACGATACCGAAAGGATATAAATGGCTCGCTAGTATTTTAGGAATGCGTGGTTCTGTTACCGAGGGTTTGAAGACGGTCAATGCTTTTGTCAACAGTACAGATGTCTATGCAAAGATCTACGCACCGGAAGCACAGTTCATTTATCCGTATCTATTGTTCTATATGGACAATAAAAAAGACCAAGCCATTGCCTTTATACAGCAAAAGAAATTGGACCTGGTCAATAATCATTTACATGGATGGATGGCAGCCAATCTCACCCTGAATAACAAGCAAGCACAATACACCCAACAGATCATTCAGAATAGACATCAGTCTGCTGAATATCTTGATATTCCTATCTGGGATTTTGAAATGGGTTTTGTGAAAATGTATCAATTAAAACCGGAAGAAGCGATCACTTACTTTGAACGATTTTTACAAAAATTCAAAGGCAATTTTTATGTAAAGGATGTGTATGACAAAATAAAACTCTGTTATTACATGATGGGTAATACCACTGCCGCTGAGAGAGCGAGACAATTGGTGTTAAGCAAAGGTGCGACGGATGCAGATGCGGATAAAAAAGCATTGAGAGATGCCAAAGCAAATCATTGGCCGCATTTATTATTATTAAAAGCGCGTTTCCTCAATGATGGTGGTTATCATAAAGAGGCACTGGCACAATTACATGGAAAAACGGAAAATGATTTCTCAAAAGAAGAAGACCGTTTAGAATATGTATATCGAGCAGCGAGGATCTTTGATGATCTGGGAAGAGAAGAAGAAGCGATCAATGCCTATCTGGCTGCAATCAGACTGGGTGAATTCAGAAAAGAATATTATGCTGCACGAGCAGCGGTGCAACTGGGACAGATATATGAAGCGCGTGGACAAAAGGCCCAGGCCATACTCTACTATCAGCGCTGTTTAGATATGGGTGATCATGAATATAAAAACTCATTGGATCAACGTGCTAAATCGGGGATAATGAGATGTAAAGGGGAATGATGGATTGTATAAATTGCAAGAAGATGGCGGATGTCAGATGTCAGATGTCGGATTTAGGATTTATAATGGCAGATATTAGGTTGGATATGGATAGTAGGTAATTATGTAAGTACTAATCAAATCTGAGATCTGCGATCTGACATCTTAAATAACTTTTTATGTTGAACAAACTCACGATACAGAACTATGCGATCATTGAGGAAATCGAGATCGATTTTTCTCAGCGGCTGAATATTATTACCGGTGAAACAGGTGCCGGTAAAAGTATCCTTATGGGGGCATTGAGTTTGATCTTAGGAGAGCGTGCTGATAGCTCAGTGCTCGTTAATACCCAGAAAAAATGTTTTATCGAAGGTGTTTTCTCCATTGATGATAAACCTGAGGTATTGCAGTTTCTTGAATCGAATGAATTGGATATTGATCATGAATTGGTGTTGAGAAGAGAGATCGGCAGTAATGGAAAATCCAGGGCCTTTATCAATGATACCCCCGCTTCTTTACAACAACTTCGACAACTGGCTTCTTTACTGGTAGATCTTCATCAACAGTTTGATACACTCGAATTGGGTGATTCAGATTTTCAACGAGAGGTCATGGATGCATTGGCAGGCAATCAGTCTGTATTGCAAGCATACCAGCTGGTATATCGTGAATGGCAATCAGTCGCAAAACAGTTAACCGAATTAAAAGAACAGAAATCCGCTTTCACCAAAGAAGCAGACTACCATCAATTTCTTTTTGATGAGCTCAATGAACTTGCCTTGAAAGAAAATGAGCTGGAAGAGCTCGATCAGGAACTGAAAGTATTGAACAGCTCTGAAGGAATCAAAGCAGCCCTTACCAAAGTGTATTTCGACTTACGCGAAAGTGAACAACCGGTGGTTACGCTACTCAAACAAATGGTTCAGCAGTTGCAGCCGTTCTCAGACATGCACAAAGATCTTCAGGCATTGATCGAAAGACTACAAAGTACACAGGTTGAATTACAAGATATCGCTTCAGAAACCGATCATATCAATGATTCAGTTGTATTCGATGAACAACGAATCGAATGGATCAATCAAAGACTCACAGAAGGCTATAAACTGTTGAAGAAACATGGCTTACAGTCTACCGGAGATCTGCTGGAACTACAAGCTTCTCTTGCAAAAAAACTAGAAGCTGTATTGAATATCGATGATACCATTCAGCAACTCGAAAAAGAAATGCAGCGATTGCAGGATGAAGCCGATGGTTTTGCCACTCAATTATCAAAAGCAAGAAAAGAACAGATCCAACCACTTGAAACAAATGTGAATCAGTTATTGAAACAAGTGGGTATGCCGAATGCTCAGTTGAAAGTTTCTATTCAGCCCGGTACGCTGCATGTATATGGTAAAGATCAGATCGAGTTTTTATTTGATGCCAATGTACCTGCCGGACAATCCAACACCAGCCATCGATTTGAGCCCATCCGAAAAGTGGCCAGTGGTGGGGAACTGAGTAGATTGATGTTGTGTATCAAATCACTTGTAGCGAAATCCATCAATCTTCCGACCATGATCTTTGATGAGATCGATACCGGTATTTCAGGAGAGGCTGCCAAGCAGGTGGGTATGATCATGAAAGAAATGGCATCAGGCAGACAGATCATCTGTATTACGCATCAGCCGCAGATCGCGGGTAAGGCAGATGCACATTTCTTTGTGTATAAAGAGATCGTGAATGATGCCGTTAAAACAAATATCCGAATGCTGAATCAGGATGAACGTATTACTGCCATCGCAAGAATGTTAAGTGGTGAAAAACCTACCGCTGCTGCATTGGAAAATGCCCGAGAAATGATCATGAATTAGAGATTTAGCTGATATTCTATACATTTACCCCTCAAACATTGACTAAAACAAAGATTATGGCTTATAACCTGCTCAAAGGAAAACGCGGTATCATTACCGGTGCTCTTGATGAAAATTCTATCGCCTGGAAAGTAGCTGAGAAAGCTCATGAAGAAGGCGCCACTTTTGTACTGACCAATGCACCTATCGCAATGCGTATGGGTGAGATCAATAAACTGGCTGAAAAAACCAATTCACAGATCATTCCTGCAGATGCTACCAGCGTTGAGGAACTGACGAATCTATTTACTCAGTCACAGGAAGTATTGGGTGGTAAGATCGATTTTGTATTACACTCTATCGGTATGAGTGTGAACATCCGTAAAAAGATCCCCTATGCGGAATCAAACTATGATTACTTCATGAAGGGTATTGATGTATCCGCTATGTCACTGCACAAGATGTTATCAGTTGCCAGAAAATTAGATGCCATCAATGAATGGGGAAGTGTAGTAGCACTCACTTATATGGCTGCACAAAGAACATTCCCTTTCTATACAGATATGGCCGATATCAAAGCCATGCTTGAATCTATCGCACGTAGTTTTGGTTACCATTATGGATTGGAGAAAAAAGTACGTATCAATACCGTTTCACAATCTCCGACCAAAACCACTGCAGGTACCGGTATCAAAGGTTTTGGCGATTTCTTTGATTTCGCGAATGCGGTTGCACCATTAGGAAATGCGAGTGCAGAAGATTGTGCCAACTATTGTATCACCCTATTCTCTGACCTTACACGTATGGTCACCATGCAGAATCTCTTCCATGATGGTGGTTATTCTACTACAGGCGTAAGCATGGAAGTGATGACGAAATTGGGAGTCGAATAAATTTTTTGATGTCAGATCGCAGATGTCAGATTTTGTTACATCTGCGATCTGATATCTGACATCTAAAAATCAAGTATGAACTGGATCGAAATCATCGGTTATCTGGGTTCCTTTCTTACCTCTATCACTTTTATACCACAGGTGTACAAATCCTGGCAATCAAAAAGTGTAGGTGATCTGAGTATTTGGATGATCCTGATCGTCGTTACCAGTACCATTGTATGGCTGGTCTACGGATTCGCCATCGAAAGCGGCCCTGTCATCGTAGCAAATTTTGTGGTGCTCTCGTTGACACTGCTCTTGCTTTATTTTAAACTTACTTTTAAGAGAGATGGAAGCTAATAGCAAATGGTTCATAGCGTATAGAAAAGAGCTTACTATAAGCTATGAACCATCTGCCATCTTCAAAAAAAATCCGCCATTCATTAAAGAGGCGGATTTTTAAATTCTATTAACCCAAAAACGGGATATCAGTATTCATCTTCATTGAACATGAAGTCTTCCTGACTTGGGTAATCAGGCCAGATGTCTTCTATGCTCTCGTACACTTCTCCCTCATCTTCCAATTCCTGGAGGTTTTCCACCACTTCAATAGGTGCACCACTGCGAATAGAATAATCAATCAGTTCATCTTTGGTAGCAGGCCAAGGGGCTTCTTCCAGGTAACTTGCCAATTCTAATGTCCAGAACATAACTTACCTTTTAATTTTTTGCAAATGTAACCGTATATACGAAACCACCAAATAGCACAGTCCACAGTGTGTAAAGAAATGTTTAAAAATAGGCTGATATGAAGCCCTGTGTCGTAGGTTTGTAGCAAAACAGTGCAGAATTCATGCTAAAAGCAGTAAACATCACCCGAAAATACGGTCAGCTCGAAGTATTGAAAGGCGTAGATATTGAGATCAAAAAGGGTGAAATGGTGAGTATTGTGGGCTCTTCGGGGGCAGGAAAAAGTACATTGCTGCACATTTTGGGTACGCTTGACAAACCCGATTCCGGCTCTATTTGGCTCAATGATCAGTCCATCGATCAGTTAAAAGGAGAAAAATTGGCTGCCTTTCGCAATCTGCATATTGGTTTTGTATTTCAGTTTCATCACTTACTTCCTGAATTTTCAGCACTGGAAAATGTATGTATCCCCGGCTGGATCGCGGGTACTGCGAAAAAAGATGTCAAGAACCGGGCATTGGAATTATTATCGATGTTGGGTTTATCAGATCGTGCAGAACATAAACCCAATCAATTATCCGGGGGAGAACAACAGAGAGTAGCAGTAGCAAGGGCTTTGATCAATCAGCCCGATATCATTTTCGCAGATGAACCCACCGGTAATCTTGATAGCACCAACGCTAAAGAATTACACAAACTCTTTGGTACCCTCAGAGATCAATTCCATCAAACCTTTCTCATCGTCACCCACAACGAAGAATTAGCCGCACTTAGTGACAGGACTTTGTATATGAGGGATGGGGTGATAGTTGATGGGGTATAGCTTATAGATCATGGCTTATTGTTACAGGTCATCTTTTATAAGCTATGATCTATAAGCTATAAGCTATGCACTACTAAACCCTCGGCTTCCAAGCAATCTCAGATACACCGAGATGGTGGCCGATGAAGCGGCTTAGGACGAAGAGATAATCACTTAATCTGTTCAGGTATTTGATCACCAAGGGATCTACAAAAAGTTCATGCTCCTGCATATTCACACAGCAGCGTTCGGCTCTTCTGCATACACAACGAGCAATATGCGTAGAAGAAACAGCAATATGTCCACCCGGCAAAATGAAGAATTTCATCGGAGGTAATATTTCATTCATTTTATCGATCTCTCTTTCGAGAACGGTAATATCAGACTCCTTGAGATCAGGGATCTTCATCAGCGGTTCTTTCTCCGGATCACAAGCCAGAGAAGATCCAATGGTAAATAAACGATCCTGTATTTCTTTTAAGATCGAACGTGTGTGTGGTTCGTCAAAATAGTCTCCCACCAAGCCGATATGAGAATTCAGCTCGTCTACGGTTCCGTAGGTTTCAATACGGATATGGCTTTTGGGCACTTTTGTTCCTCCAATAAGAGAGGTTTTACCCAGATCGCCTGTTTTTGTATATATCTTAAGGGCCATTGTGATAAGTTGTGTGTTACAAACAAAATTAGATTTGAATGGTTCAGTTACAAAAAGAGAGCCTTGGTAAGCTCTCCACAAAATGTACACCTGCCATTGCTCAATCAAAGGTGAGACATTGCCGTACTCCTCACCTTATCGGTTTCTACCAATCCGTCGCGTAAACGTACGACCCGATGAGCATAAGCGGCGATATCTTCTTCATGTGTCACCAATACAACTGTATTCCCGGACTGATGAATTTTAGCAAACAGTTCCATCACTTCTACAGATGTTTTTGAGTCAAGGTTTCCGGTAGGTTCATCTGCCAGTAAAATAGAAGGATTATTGACCAATGCCCTGGCGATGGCCACCCTTTGAATTTGTCCACCACTCAATTCATTGGATTTATGGTGACTTCTTTCTGCTAAACCTACTTTATTCAAAGCTTCCAATGATCTCTCCATGCGTTCTTTCTTGCTTACACCTGCATAGATAAGGGGCAAAGCCACATTTTCCGCGGCTGATAATCTTGGTAAAAGATTGAACTGCTGAAATACAAAGCCGATCTCTGAATTACGGACTTCCGCCAAATCATCATCCGCCATCTTGCTCACATCTTTATTGTTCAGAATGTATTTACCACCTGTTGGCGAATCCAAACAACCCAAAATATTCATGAGGGTACTTTTACCACTTCCGGATGGACCCATCAGTGCTACATACTCATTTTTACGAATATCCAGTGTGATGCCCTTCAATACAGGAATGGCCTGACTGCCCATGAAATAACTTTTCTGGATATCTTCTAATCGGATGATCGCCTGATTTGACATGTTGACAATTTAAGTAAATCTCTGATAACCTATTTACGAATGACTTTAGGAACCTGAAAAAAAGAAGTATGAGTGCCGGGTGCATTCTGCAATGCTTGCTCTTCGCTGATAGACCCTTCTATTTCATCAGATCGGAGCATATTCACCGCTTGTCCCATATGCATCAAAGGCTCAATGCCATCTGTATTCAGCTGTGATAATGTTTCAACAAAAGCAACCATTTTTTCAAGGTCTTTTCTGATCTCAACTTTCTCTACATCACTAAAATGAAGCCTTGACAAATGGGCCAGATGATCGGTAAGGGCAACAGTAACTTCCATGTAAACAAAAATAACTGAAAGCCATTCAAATCCAAGCCTTTCTTGTTGAGTGGCAATTGGGAAAAAAAGCGTCAGAATTTTGAAACAAAACCTTCATTCTATTGTTTTCAATATTGGATAACGGCCACAACGATACAACTGTACTGTAGTTCCAAAGATTAACATTGGCATAAGACTCTCTGAATCAGTCATTTCCTAATCACTATCCACATACGTGTATAAAAGCACTGTTAAATCAAGATCAATTAATATTTTTTAGTCATAAATTGTAAACAAACAAAATCCCCCCGATTATGTTAGTGTACGTTCTGTTAATCGTTTACCTAGGATGCCTGTATATGGCATACAAAGGTGCCGCTCCTTCAGAAGAGTAACATGTTTCCAACACCATCCTACTGAAGAGCCAATCGAATCCAACTTCATTCATCAGGGTAATGAAGTTGGATTTTTTTTGCCATTACATCCCCTCATTTAAAAAATAAATTCCCTTACCTTCGATACAAATAGTTGCATAACTAACTAATTTTACGATAAAGCTGTTGAGAAGGGATCAACCGGTACAAAGGTTAACCATAACCAACTTGTATTGGGCGAATCCCATCCGGTAAAATCACAAAATGTAATCGCATGAAACGTTCCATTAAAAAAGTTGCAGTTCTAGGTAGTGGTGTTATGGGTTCCCGTATTGCCTGTCACTTCGCAGGTATTGGTGTTCAAGTACTGTTATTAGACATGGTAACCAAAGGAGCAGAAGAGAGTAATAAACCTGCTGAGAGAAATAAACTGGTGAATGATGCATTACAAGCAGCCATTAAAAGTAATCCATCACCGGTGTACAGTAAGTCAGTGATCAAAAGAATCACGACCGGTAATTTTGATGATAATCTGAAAGATATTGCTCACTGCGATTGGATCATTGAAGTAGTGGTGGAACGTTTGGATATCAAACAACAGATCTATACGCGTGTTGAACAATTCAGAAAACCCGGTACACTGGTCACCTCCAATACATCAGGCATACCCATTCACATGATGGCGGAAGGCAGAAGTGAAGATTTCAAAAAACATTTCTGTGGTTCTCACTTTTTTAATCCACCACGTTACCTCCGTTTATTAGAGATCATCCCTACCCCACATACGGATCCGGAGATCGTTGATTTCTTGATGCATTACGGAGATCTTTATCTGGGTAAAACAACCGTTCTCTGTAAAGACACCCCTGCATTCATCGCTAACAGAATTGGTGTTTTCAGCATCATGAGCATCTTTCATATCATGGATAAGCTGGGACTCAGCATTGATGAAATTGATGCACTGACCGGACCGATGATCGGAAGACCTAAGTCTGCAACATTCAGAACAGCAGATGTAGTAGGTATTGATACCTTGGTAAAAGTTGCAAAGGGTGTAGCGGATAATTGTCCGACAGACGAGGCGAAAACCATTTTCCAGATCCCTGCTTGGTTAGATACTTTAGTCAGCAATAATTGGCTGGGAGATAAAACAGGACAAGGTTTCTTTAAAAAGATCAAATCAGCCGAAGGAAAAGAAATTCAAACATTGAACCTGAAGACCATGGAATATGGTCCTCGCAATAAACCTAAATTTCAAAGTCTCGAAGCTGCCAAACCTATCGAAGACCTGAAACAAAGGATCAAAATGTTGTCTGCTGCCGGAGATAAAGCCGGTGAATTCTATCGCGCATTTCATTTCTCTCTATTCTCTTATATATCACATCGTATTCCGGAGATCAGTGATGAGATCTATCGTGTTGATGACGCAATGATGGCAGGTTTCGGCTGGGAGATCGGAGCGTTTGAATCATGGGATACTGTAGGTGTTAAAGAAACAGTGGCTGCGATGAAAGCAGCCGGGCATCAGGTTGCTCCTTGGATCGATGAGATGTTGGCAAGCGGTGCTACTTCATTTTATAAAGTAGAGAATGGTCGCAGAATGTTCTATGATCAGAACAGTAAATCGTATAAAGCGATTCCGGGTGGAGAATCCTTCCTGGTAATGGGACACCATAAAGACAAAATAGTTTGGAAAAACAGTGCTTGTCGTTTGTATGACCTCGGAGATGGCGTGGCTGGTCTTGAATGGAGCACAAAAATGAATAGTATCGGTGGTGAAGTTTTAGAAGGACTGAATAGATCGATCGCTATTGCTGAAGAAAAATTCAAAGGGCTGGTCATTGGTAATGATGGACCGAATTTCAGTGCCGGAGCCAATGTAGGAATGATTTTCATGCTAGCCATCGAACAAGAATATGATGAACTGGATATGGCCATACGCATGTTCCAGAATACCATGATGCGTGTTCGTTACTCTTCTGTTCCTGTAGTAACTGCTCCACATGGATTGACATTGGGTGGTGGTTGTGAAATGAATTTACATGCAGATAAAATCTGTGCAGCTGCTGAAACCTATATCGGACTGGTTGAGCTAGGAGTTGGACTGATTCCAGGAGGTGGAGGCACCAAAGAATTTGTTTTACGCGCCGCCGATGAAATGCATGAAGATGAACCTGAAACAATCACATTAAAAAATAGATTCTTATCCATCGCTACTGCAAAAGTAGCTACCTCTGCACAAGAAGCCATGGAGATGGGTATTCTTAGAAAAGGTGCGGATGAAATTGTGATGAATATCGGAAGACGAATTGCTGAAGCAAAAAAATCAGTCATTGAACTATATGACAGTGGCTATACCACACCCATTCAACGCAATGATGTCAAAGTACTTGGTCGCTCAGCATTGGGTGCCTTATATGCAGGTATCAATGGCATGTGGCGTGGTGGTTATGCAACCGATCATGACGTGGTGGTAGCAAAGAAACTGGCATATGTAATGTGTGGTGGCGATTTAAGTGAACCAACAAATGT
Above is a genomic segment from Sediminibacterium sp. KACHI17 containing:
- a CDS encoding bacterial transcriptional activator domain-containing protein translates to MKTSLSFLLSFIFFTSVHAQKVYDFNGTCQQAYQEITRLKLMKGASLIEKAKQQNPNNLIPVVLESYIDFLTLFLNENPEDYKIMYPHFAERLNLLEEGSNTSPFHRFALSTVRVHKAAVAIKFGKTWEAGWDIRRAWVLLKDNKKAFPAFTADDLLYGTLQTMIGTIPKGYKWLASILGMRGSVTEGLKTVNAFVNSTDVYAKIYAPEAQFIYPYLLFYMDNKKDQAIAFIQQKKLDLVNNHLHGWMAANLTLNNKQAQYTQQIIQNRHQSAEYLDIPIWDFEMGFVKMYQLKPEEAITYFERFLQKFKGNFYVKDVYDKIKLCYYMMGNTTAAERARQLVLSKGATDADADKKALRDAKANHWPHLLLLKARFLNDGGYHKEALAQLHGKTENDFSKEEDRLEYVYRAARIFDDLGREEEAINAYLAAIRLGEFRKEYYAARAAVQLGQIYEARGQKAQAILYYQRCLDMGDHEYKNSLDQRAKSGIMRCKGE
- the recN gene encoding DNA repair protein RecN — protein: MLNKLTIQNYAIIEEIEIDFSQRLNIITGETGAGKSILMGALSLILGERADSSVLVNTQKKCFIEGVFSIDDKPEVLQFLESNELDIDHELVLRREIGSNGKSRAFINDTPASLQQLRQLASLLVDLHQQFDTLELGDSDFQREVMDALAGNQSVLQAYQLVYREWQSVAKQLTELKEQKSAFTKEADYHQFLFDELNELALKENELEELDQELKVLNSSEGIKAALTKVYFDLRESEQPVVTLLKQMVQQLQPFSDMHKDLQALIERLQSTQVELQDIASETDHINDSVVFDEQRIEWINQRLTEGYKLLKKHGLQSTGDLLELQASLAKKLEAVLNIDDTIQQLEKEMQRLQDEADGFATQLSKARKEQIQPLETNVNQLLKQVGMPNAQLKVSIQPGTLHVYGKDQIEFLFDANVPAGQSNTSHRFEPIRKVASGGELSRLMLCIKSLVAKSINLPTMIFDEIDTGISGEAAKQVGMIMKEMASGRQIICITHQPQIAGKADAHFFVYKEIVNDAVKTNIRMLNQDERITAIARMLSGEKPTAAALENAREMIMN
- a CDS encoding SDR family oxidoreductase produces the protein MAYNLLKGKRGIITGALDENSIAWKVAEKAHEEGATFVLTNAPIAMRMGEINKLAEKTNSQIIPADATSVEELTNLFTQSQEVLGGKIDFVLHSIGMSVNIRKKIPYAESNYDYFMKGIDVSAMSLHKMLSVARKLDAINEWGSVVALTYMAAQRTFPFYTDMADIKAMLESIARSFGYHYGLEKKVRINTVSQSPTKTTAGTGIKGFGDFFDFANAVAPLGNASAEDCANYCITLFSDLTRMVTMQNLFHDGGYSTTGVSMEVMTKLGVE
- a CDS encoding SemiSWEET family transporter, producing the protein MNWIEIIGYLGSFLTSITFIPQVYKSWQSKSVGDLSIWMILIVVTSTIVWLVYGFAIESGPVIVANFVVLSLTLLLLYFKLTFKRDGS
- a CDS encoding DUF2795 domain-containing protein encodes the protein MFWTLELASYLEEAPWPATKDELIDYSIRSGAPIEVVENLQELEDEGEVYESIEDIWPDYPSQEDFMFNEDEY
- a CDS encoding ABC transporter ATP-binding protein, with amino-acid sequence MLKAVNITRKYGQLEVLKGVDIEIKKGEMVSIVGSSGAGKSTLLHILGTLDKPDSGSIWLNDQSIDQLKGEKLAAFRNLHIGFVFQFHHLLPEFSALENVCIPGWIAGTAKKDVKNRALELLSMLGLSDRAEHKPNQLSGGEQQRVAVARALINQPDIIFADEPTGNLDSTNAKELHKLFGTLRDQFHQTFLIVTHNEELAALSDRTLYMRDGVIVDGV
- a CDS encoding cob(I)yrinic acid a,c-diamide adenosyltransferase, encoding MALKIYTKTGDLGKTSLIGGTKVPKSHIRIETYGTVDELNSHIGLVGDYFDEPHTRSILKEIQDRLFTIGSSLACDPEKEPLMKIPDLKESDITVLEREIDKMNEILPPMKFFILPGGHIAVSSTHIARCVCRRAERCCVNMQEHELFVDPLVIKYLNRLSDYLFVLSRFIGHHLGVSEIAWKPRV
- a CDS encoding ABC transporter ATP-binding protein produces the protein MSNQAIIRLEDIQKSYFMGSQAIPVLKGITLDIRKNEYVALMGPSGSGKSTLMNILGCLDSPTGGKYILNNKDVSKMADDDLAEVRNSEIGFVFQQFNLLPRLSAAENVALPLIYAGVSKKERMERSLEALNKVGLAERSHHKSNELSGGQIQRVAIARALVNNPSILLADEPTGNLDSKTSVEVMELFAKIHQSGNTVVLVTHEEDIAAYAHRVVRLRDGLVETDKVRSTAMSHL
- the gatC gene encoding Asp-tRNA(Asn)/Glu-tRNA(Gln) amidotransferase subunit GatC, whose amino-acid sequence is MEVTVALTDHLAHLSRLHFSDVEKVEIRKDLEKMVAFVETLSQLNTDGIEPLMHMGQAVNMLRSDEIEGSISEEQALQNAPGTHTSFFQVPKVIRK
- a CDS encoding 3-hydroxyacyl-CoA dehydrogenase/enoyl-CoA hydratase family protein, whose amino-acid sequence is MKRSIKKVAVLGSGVMGSRIACHFAGIGVQVLLLDMVTKGAEESNKPAERNKLVNDALQAAIKSNPSPVYSKSVIKRITTGNFDDNLKDIAHCDWIIEVVVERLDIKQQIYTRVEQFRKPGTLVTSNTSGIPIHMMAEGRSEDFKKHFCGSHFFNPPRYLRLLEIIPTPHTDPEIVDFLMHYGDLYLGKTTVLCKDTPAFIANRIGVFSIMSIFHIMDKLGLSIDEIDALTGPMIGRPKSATFRTADVVGIDTLVKVAKGVADNCPTDEAKTIFQIPAWLDTLVSNNWLGDKTGQGFFKKIKSAEGKEIQTLNLKTMEYGPRNKPKFQSLEAAKPIEDLKQRIKMLSAAGDKAGEFYRAFHFSLFSYISHRIPEISDEIYRVDDAMMAGFGWEIGAFESWDTVGVKETVAAMKAAGHQVAPWIDEMLASGATSFYKVENGRRMFYDQNSKSYKAIPGGESFLVMGHHKDKIVWKNSACRLYDLGDGVAGLEWSTKMNSIGGEVLEGLNRSIAIAEEKFKGLVIGNDGPNFSAGANVGMIFMLAIEQEYDELDMAIRMFQNTMMRVRYSSVPVVTAPHGLTLGGGCEMNLHADKICAAAETYIGLVELGVGLIPGGGGTKEFVLRAADEMHEDEPETITLKNRFLSIATAKVATSAQEAMEMGILRKGADEIVMNIGRRIAEAKKSVIELYDSGYTTPIQRNDVKVLGRSALGALYAGINGMWRGGYATDHDVVVAKKLAYVMCGGDLSEPTNVTEQYLLDLEREAFLSLCGERKTLERIQSVLKSGRPVRN